A window of the Tistrella mobilis genome harbors these coding sequences:
- a CDS encoding TRAP transporter small permease: protein MIARIWGRLEEGAIAFLLAAMTLLTFVQVVLRYVFNSGLVWALEATFYLFAWLIMIGISYCVRVHAHIGIDLVVKMMPAAPRKLVGLVAVALALLYAGLMFWGSWNYTDRMMMLGIEAEDIPVERWILSIILPVGFALLGLRLIEQGWAILTGRAEGFQLADEAAEAMALDQRGKDDLTDDAAARGGRGR, encoded by the coding sequence ATGATCGCCCGCATCTGGGGACGGCTGGAGGAAGGCGCGATCGCCTTCCTCCTGGCTGCCATGACGCTGCTCACCTTCGTCCAGGTGGTGCTGCGCTACGTGTTCAACAGCGGCCTGGTCTGGGCGCTTGAGGCGACTTTCTATCTTTTCGCCTGGCTGATCATGATCGGCATCTCGTACTGCGTGCGGGTCCATGCCCATATCGGCATCGATCTGGTGGTGAAGATGATGCCGGCCGCCCCCCGCAAGCTGGTGGGGCTTGTGGCGGTCGCCCTGGCGCTGCTTTACGCCGGCCTGATGTTCTGGGGATCCTGGAACTATACCGACCGCATGATGATGCTCGGCATCGAGGCCGAGGACATCCCCGTCGAACGCTGGATCCTGTCGATCATTCTGCCGGTGGGGTTTGCCCTGCTGGGCCTCAGGCTGATCGAACAGGGCTGGGCGATCCTGACCGGGCGTGCCGAGGGCTTCCAGCTGGCGGACGAGGCGGCCGAGGCCATGGCGCTCGACCAGCGGGGCAAGGACGACCTGACCGACGATGCGGCTGCACGGGGAGGGCGGGGCCGGTGA